The Methanothrix soehngenii GP6 genome has a window encoding:
- a CDS encoding isochorismatase family protein, with protein MDDMHGGISNDAALIVVEPQNDFTEGGALPAQNASEAITVINKIIPRFRYVIASKDWHPPDHCSFAKWPMHCIAGTIGAEFHFSLDQRNIRTIIHKGVERDDDAYSVFENSHLEAMLRADNIRRVYITGFVLDVCVYETAVSAIALGFDTYIVLDATKPAYHDQLEETMAKIRDAGIKVIYSADLLARSE; from the coding sequence ATGGATGATATGCATGGAGGAATAAGCAATGATGCGGCTTTGATCGTTGTGGAACCGCAAAACGATTTTACAGAAGGTGGTGCATTGCCTGCGCAAAACGCAAGCGAAGCGATCACGGTAATCAACAAAATCATTCCGAGATTTCGGTATGTTATTGCCAGCAAAGATTGGCACCCGCCAGACCATTGCAGTTTTGCTAAATGGCCGATGCACTGCATCGCCGGCACGATTGGTGCAGAATTCCATTTCTCATTAGACCAAAGGAATATCCGGACGATAATCCACAAAGGCGTGGAAAGAGATGATGATGCTTATAGTGTGTTCGAAAATTCGCACCTAGAGGCCATGCTCAGGGCCGATAATATCAGGAGGGTCTATATCACGGGCTTTGTCCTTGATGTATGTGTCTACGAAACCGCCGTAAGCGCAATAGCCCTGGGTTTTGATACTTACATCGTTCTTGATGCGACCAAACCCGCGTATCACGACCAGTTGGAAGAAACAATGGCCAAGATAAGAGATGCAGGCATAAAAGTGATATACAGCGCAGATCTACTGGCCAGATCTGAATGA
- a CDS encoding peroxiredoxin, which yields MPLLGDRFPDMTVQTTAGTMELPDAYAGKWFILFSHPGDFTPVCTTEFVAFAKRHEQFRENNTELIGLSIDQVQAHMKWVEWINDTLKTNITFPIIADGTGRVAKQLGMIHPAKGSNTVRAVFIIDPSGTIRTILYYPQEVGRNMDEILRTVRALQVADQNRVAMPANWPNNELIADGVIIPPPTNETTKATRVTGNNMTCFDWWLCYKEVPY from the coding sequence ATGCCCCTGCTGGGAGACAGGTTTCCCGATATGACGGTACAGACTACTGCGGGAACGATGGAACTGCCCGATGCATACGCCGGCAAATGGTTCATTCTCTTCAGTCATCCTGGAGATTTTACACCTGTATGCACAACGGAGTTTGTGGCCTTTGCCAAGAGGCACGAGCAGTTCAGGGAGAACAACACCGAGTTGATAGGGCTTTCTATAGACCAGGTCCAGGCCCATATGAAGTGGGTCGAATGGATCAACGATACCTTAAAGACGAACATAACTTTTCCAATAATAGCTGATGGCACAGGGCGTGTTGCCAAACAGTTGGGCATGATCCACCCTGCTAAAGGAAGCAACACGGTCAGAGCAGTGTTTATCATAGATCCCAGTGGAACCATTAGGACGATTCTTTATTATCCGCAGGAAGTTGGCAGGAATATGGATGAGATTCTGAGGACCGTCAGAGCTCTCCAGGTTGCAGATCAGAACCGGGTAGCTATGCCTGCTAACTGGCCAAATAACGAACTCATAGCCGATGGCGTAATAATACCGCCACCGACGAACGAGACAACAAAGGCTACACGAGTCACAGGCAATAACATGACTTGCTTTGATTGGTGGCTATGCTATAAGGAAGTACCCTATTGA
- a CDS encoding type II toxin-antitoxin system RelE family toxin, with protein MAFRPLLPSHFHKQFKKLTKKDAALEQRFGKKIKAICENPEIGEPKSHNLKGLRGDHVDPFVIIYGVFGDFIVFVHVDHHDKAYAAAYEIAKALTEDEGLLATLAKVGVTSEELVAFVKSIGK; from the coding sequence ATGGCATTTAGGCCCCTCCTTCCAAGTCATTTTCATAAGCAATTCAAGAAGCTGACGAAAAAGGATGCTGCTTTGGAGCAAAGGTTTGGGAAGAAGATCAAAGCGATATGTGAAAATCCCGAAATAGGAGAACCCAAAAGCCACAACTTGAAGGGCCTTAGAGGCGACCATGTAGATCCTTTTGTGATTATTTACGGCGTATTCGGCGATTTCATCGTTTTTGTACATGTAGATCATCATGATAAAGCGTATGCTGCAGCCTATGAAATAGCAAAAGCTCTTACTGAAGATGAAGGGCTGCTAGCAACACTCGCAAAGGTAGGCGTTACCTCTGAAGAGCTTGTGGCCTTTGTAAAATCGATAGGTAAGTAG
- a CDS encoding cation-translocating P-type ATPase, which translates to MADDFDIKTAGGLTEAEAAKLLKEVGYNELPSTKPRSAFAIAFEVVKEPMFLLLVAGGLVYFLLGDLQEALILMGSVLVVMGITFYQERKTERALEALRDMSSPRALVIRDGVEKRIAGRDVVPGDLIVLAEGDRVPADAVLLSCTNLSADESLLTGESVSVRKVCSETDSPVMARPGGDDLPFVYSGSLVVQGQGVAVARATGINTEIGKIGRALEQVKSKETALQKETNLLVRNLALLGLGLCLLVVVAYGITRGNWLQGVLAGITTAMAVLPEEFPVVLTVFLALGAWRISQNNVLTRRVPAVETLGSATVLCTDKTGTLTLNRMKVKKIFASGQSVELDDGRDNLPEAIHEVIEFSILASQMDPFDPMEKAFKKLGEDYLAKTEHIHRDWELVREYPLSKKLLAMSRVWRSSSGNEYVIAAKGAPEAIAELCHIDPDREKELSNNIQTMANEGMRVLGVAKASFQKTDLPDGQHDFEFEFLGLIGMEDPVRPGVPEAIKECYSAGIRVVMITGDYPGTAQAIARQIGLPTDKVITGPELAILSDQELQEKVRDICLFSRVVPEQKLRLVKALKANGEVVAMTGDGVNDAPALKAADIGIAMGGRGTDVARESASLVLLDDDFSSIVKAIKSGRRIFDNIKKAMAYILAIHVPIAGISLIPVLLGWPLIFFPVHVVFLELIIDPACSIAFEAEPEEADVMDRPPRDPNAPLFSSHALVLSLLQGLSVLVIVMAVFTVSLYRGQGEAEARALTYTTLIFANLALILANRSWTRTILETMSTPNPALWWVVGGALVFLAMAIYVPFLREIFSFAYLHLIDIAICFASGIASILWFEALKIFNGRNRDSRPH; encoded by the coding sequence TTGGCTGATGATTTTGATATAAAAACCGCTGGAGGCCTCACCGAAGCCGAGGCCGCAAAACTGCTAAAAGAAGTAGGCTACAACGAGCTACCCTCAACCAAACCCCGCAGCGCCTTCGCCATTGCCTTTGAAGTTGTCAAGGAGCCTATGTTCCTGCTCCTGGTAGCGGGCGGGCTGGTTTATTTTTTGCTTGGAGATCTCCAAGAGGCCCTGATACTAATGGGCTCTGTCCTGGTTGTTATGGGCATCACTTTCTATCAGGAACGCAAGACAGAGCGGGCCCTGGAGGCCTTGCGAGACATGTCTAGCCCGCGTGCACTGGTAATCCGGGATGGTGTGGAGAAGCGGATAGCCGGAAGGGATGTAGTCCCGGGAGATCTGATTGTTCTTGCAGAAGGCGACCGCGTGCCTGCGGATGCAGTTTTGCTGAGCTGCACCAATCTTTCCGCAGATGAATCCCTTCTCACAGGTGAATCGGTCTCTGTCCGGAAGGTATGCTCTGAGACCGACTCGCCTGTGATGGCCAGACCGGGTGGAGATGATCTGCCATTCGTCTACTCTGGAAGCCTGGTTGTGCAGGGCCAGGGGGTGGCAGTGGCCAGGGCTACGGGAATAAACACCGAGATCGGCAAGATTGGAAGAGCTTTAGAGCAGGTCAAGTCCAAGGAGACGGCCCTTCAGAAAGAGACCAACCTGCTGGTACGCAACCTGGCGTTGCTCGGTTTGGGCCTGTGTCTACTGGTAGTAGTTGCCTATGGCATAACCAGAGGCAACTGGCTGCAAGGAGTACTGGCGGGCATAACCACCGCCATGGCCGTGCTGCCCGAAGAGTTCCCCGTGGTCTTGACAGTATTTCTGGCGCTGGGAGCGTGGAGAATCTCTCAGAATAACGTCTTAACCCGGCGTGTTCCGGCGGTAGAGACCCTAGGTTCTGCCACTGTGCTCTGCACGGACAAGACTGGTACCTTGACTCTTAACCGCATGAAGGTGAAAAAGATATTCGCCAGCGGCCAATCAGTCGAGCTGGATGACGGCAGAGACAATCTGCCTGAGGCCATTCATGAGGTGATTGAGTTTTCCATTCTGGCCAGTCAGATGGATCCCTTCGATCCCATGGAGAAGGCCTTCAAAAAGCTGGGCGAGGACTACCTGGCCAAAACTGAGCACATCCACAGGGACTGGGAGCTGGTTCGAGAGTATCCATTATCAAAGAAGTTGCTGGCCATGTCCCGCGTCTGGAGATCGTCTTCGGGAAATGAGTATGTGATCGCTGCCAAGGGTGCGCCTGAAGCTATTGCAGAACTATGCCACATCGATCCGGATCGGGAAAAAGAACTATCCAATAACATCCAGACCATGGCCAATGAGGGCATGCGCGTATTAGGTGTAGCCAAGGCCTCATTCCAAAAGACCGATCTGCCCGATGGACAGCACGACTTCGAGTTTGAATTTCTGGGCTTGATAGGAATGGAAGACCCGGTGCGGCCAGGCGTTCCTGAGGCGATTAAGGAATGCTATTCTGCCGGGATTCGAGTGGTGATGATAACTGGAGACTATCCAGGAACTGCTCAGGCTATAGCCAGGCAAATTGGCCTGCCAACAGATAAGGTCATCACCGGTCCTGAACTGGCAATACTGAGCGATCAAGAACTTCAGGAGAAGGTCCGAGATATCTGCCTCTTCTCTCGCGTTGTACCGGAACAGAAGCTGAGGCTTGTCAAAGCCCTAAAGGCCAATGGAGAGGTCGTGGCCATGACAGGCGACGGGGTGAACGATGCACCCGCCCTAAAAGCTGCCGATATCGGAATAGCCATGGGAGGCAGGGGCACAGACGTGGCCCGCGAGTCAGCATCTCTGGTGCTTTTGGACGACGACTTCTCGTCCATTGTCAAGGCGATAAAATCAGGCCGCAGGATATTTGATAATATCAAGAAGGCCATGGCCTACATTCTGGCCATACATGTGCCTATTGCGGGCATTTCGCTTATTCCCGTGCTCCTGGGATGGCCGTTGATATTTTTCCCGGTTCATGTAGTCTTCCTGGAGCTTATCATAGATCCTGCCTGCTCAATTGCCTTTGAGGCCGAGCCTGAGGAGGCAGATGTGATGGACCGGCCGCCCAGAGATCCAAATGCGCCTCTGTTTAGCAGTCATGCATTGGTGCTCAGTCTGCTTCAAGGCTTGAGCGTTCTGGTCATAGTCATGGCAGTTTTCACCGTCTCACTCTATCGTGGTCAGGGTGAGGCCGAAGCCAGGGCACTGACTTATACCACCCTCATTTTTGCTAATCTGGCCCTTATTCTGGCAAATAGATCCTGGACCAGGACCATCCTGGAGACAATGAGCACCCCCAATCCTGCCCTTTGGTGGGTGGTGGGAGGCGCCTTGGTCTTCCTGGCAATGGCGATATATGTTCCATTCCTTCGAGAGATATTCAGCTTTGCCTATCTGCATCTTATTGATATAGCCATTTGTTTTGCATCCGGGATAGCGAGCATTTTATGGTTTGAAGCGCTGAAGATCTTCAATGGCAGAAATCGGGATTCACGGCCACATTAG
- a CDS encoding ester cyclase, with the protein MSIEDNKRIVLRFFEEGPSKGDLRAADELLAPNFALHTPLPSAPGIKGMNDVITACRSAFEHLNVTVEDMVAEEDKVAARFTARGIHKGAFMDLVPTGKSITMTGIEIFRIENGKIAELWGEANLLGLMQQLGILPPLGQ; encoded by the coding sequence ATGTCAATAGAGGATAACAAACGCATTGTACTTCGCTTTTTCGAGGAAGGACCATCCAAGGGAGACTTGAGAGCCGCAGATGAGTTGCTGGCTCCAAACTTTGCCCTGCACACACCCCTTCCATCAGCTCCAGGAATTAAGGGGATGAACGATGTGATTACAGCATGCAGGTCAGCCTTCGAGCATCTGAATGTTACCGTAGAGGATATGGTGGCAGAGGAAGACAAAGTCGCTGCACGCTTCACAGCTCGCGGCATACACAAAGGTGCTTTCATGGATTTAGTGCCCACAGGCAAATCCATAACCATGACAGGCATCGAAATCTTTCGGATAGAAAACGGAAAGATCGCAGAGCTCTGGGGTGAGGCCAACCTGCTTGGGCTGATGCAACAACTAGGGATCTTGCCGCCCTTGGGGCAATAA
- a CDS encoding tetratricopeptide repeat protein, producing the protein MRTEILLTLSILSLLCLTGLGDVGTIEYWLTKGAEEYVNGSLKEAFRSFDNATTVDPENATVWFARGMALSGLKRYEEAISSYNKSIRIDDKNADVWYARATDESYIGRMNDSLASYDQSLQIDPENKFVWYDKGNSLQELGRYEEAITCYDQAILIDGNWSRPWDSKGYALGELGRYEEALQSFEESVDIYPNSSQSWYGKALALRSLGRTQEAEEAWSTYRDLSYAHISFSDNRGESMEDAIVIMNARTDLEGVGSEYYYLEKRFGTDAVDRDRISQYLVEGEEGRSYDVLEVHLTSGENATIYFDITDFYGKGFV; encoded by the coding sequence ATGCGAACCGAAATTCTCCTCACCTTATCCATTCTCTCACTTTTATGCCTGACTGGATTGGGTGATGTGGGTACTATTGAGTATTGGCTGACCAAAGGAGCAGAAGAATACGTTAACGGAAGCCTCAAAGAGGCTTTTAGGTCATTTGACAACGCCACCACCGTCGACCCGGAGAATGCAACCGTCTGGTTTGCCCGGGGGATGGCCCTCAGCGGTCTGAAAAGATACGAAGAGGCCATTTCGTCCTATAATAAATCCATCCGGATCGATGACAAGAATGCAGACGTCTGGTATGCCAGGGCGACAGATGAAAGCTATATTGGCAGGATGAACGATTCTCTTGCTTCCTATGATCAATCCCTGCAGATAGATCCAGAGAACAAATTCGTATGGTATGACAAAGGCAATTCTCTCCAGGAATTGGGTCGATATGAAGAGGCCATAACCTGCTATGATCAGGCCATACTCATCGATGGAAACTGGAGCAGGCCCTGGGATAGTAAGGGTTATGCGCTGGGAGAGCTGGGCCGATATGAAGAGGCCCTGCAATCATTCGAAGAGTCCGTAGACATCTACCCCAACAGCTCTCAGTCCTGGTATGGCAAGGCGCTGGCATTGCGCAGCCTGGGAAGGACCCAGGAGGCAGAAGAGGCATGGAGCACATATCGGGATCTGAGCTATGCCCATATCAGCTTCAGCGATAACCGCGGAGAGTCCATGGAGGACGCCATAGTCATTATGAATGCAAGAACCGATCTTGAAGGGGTAGGCTCAGAGTATTATTATCTGGAAAAGAGGTTCGGGACGGATGCAGTGGACAGGGATCGCATATCTCAGTACCTGGTCGAGGGTGAAGAGGGCAGATCCTATGATGTGCTGGAGGTCCATCTTACATCCGGAGAGAATGCCACCATATACTTTGACATTACTGACTTCTATGGAAAAGGATTCGTCTAA
- a CDS encoding SufB/SufD family protein, whose translation MSSIEEKARKARDKKALFGTDVNLESYQSDAKPQSAVDDALDLPNVVKKAALDVGVTLDDESSGAYVQMDQTPVVAKSLYEGVEIMDIASALKKYDFLQDYWWKLVAADADKYTADVAEAPPAGFFIRAKKNMKTIFPVKSCLYLGSTNLNQRVHNIVIAEEGSELHVITGCTTPAHVQRGLHIGVSEYYIQKNAKVSFTMVHSWGKEVEVRPRTGVTIAEGGSLYNNYIMLRPVKTLQTFPTANLAGRGAVASFNTVIYSTMGNIDVGSDVFLNAPETSAESISRVVCMGGDVIARGRMTGTVPGARAHLECVGLLLSNEGRIYSIPELDGHCRDLDMSHEAAVGRISEEELEYLMARGLSSEQATSVIVRGFLDVEIKGLPEELKKEIKDITQREDLKGS comes from the coding sequence ATGTCAAGCATAGAGGAGAAGGCCCGCAAAGCGCGAGATAAGAAGGCGCTCTTTGGTACCGATGTAAACCTGGAGAGCTACCAGTCCGATGCCAAGCCCCAGAGCGCTGTCGATGATGCACTGGATCTGCCCAATGTGGTAAAGAAGGCAGCTCTGGACGTGGGCGTGACCCTGGATGACGAATCCTCCGGGGCTTATGTGCAGATGGATCAGACCCCTGTAGTGGCCAAGTCCCTCTACGAAGGGGTGGAGATCATGGATATCGCCTCTGCCCTGAAAAAGTACGACTTCCTGCAGGACTACTGGTGGAAGCTGGTGGCCGCGGACGCAGACAAGTACACGGCAGATGTGGCCGAAGCCCCTCCGGCAGGCTTCTTCATCCGCGCCAAGAAGAACATGAAGACCATCTTTCCGGTGAAAAGCTGCCTGTATCTGGGCTCCACCAATCTCAACCAGCGGGTGCACAACATCGTCATCGCCGAGGAGGGCTCTGAGCTGCATGTGATCACCGGCTGCACCACCCCCGCCCATGTTCAGAGGGGGCTGCACATCGGCGTCTCCGAGTACTATATCCAGAAGAACGCCAAGGTGAGCTTCACCATGGTGCACAGCTGGGGAAAGGAGGTTGAGGTGCGTCCGAGGACCGGGGTGACCATCGCTGAGGGTGGATCGCTGTACAACAACTACATCATGCTCCGACCGGTCAAGACCCTGCAGACATTCCCCACAGCCAATCTGGCCGGCCGGGGAGCGGTGGCCAGCTTCAATACAGTGATCTACTCCACCATGGGCAATATCGATGTGGGAAGCGATGTGTTCCTGAACGCCCCTGAGACCAGCGCCGAGTCCATCTCCCGAGTGGTCTGCATGGGCGGGGATGTCATCGCCCGGGGGAGGATGACCGGAACCGTTCCCGGAGCGCGCGCTCACCTGGAATGCGTCGGCCTTCTCCTCTCCAATGAGGGGCGGATCTACTCCATTCCGGAGCTCGATGGCCATTGCCGGGACCTGGATATGTCCCATGAGGCCGCAGTGGGCAGAATCTCCGAGGAGGAGCTGGAATATCTGATGGCACGGGGCCTCTCCTCTGAGCAGGCCACCAGCGTCATAGTTCGGGGATTTTTGGATGTGGAGATAAAGGGCCTGCCCGAGGAACTGAAAAAGGAGATCAAGGATATCACCCAGAGGGAGGACCTGAAAGGATCCTGA
- a CDS encoding ATP-binding cassette domain-containing protein, whose amino-acid sequence MLEIEDLSVSIGSKQVLKNFNLRINSGETHALFGPNGTGKTTLLNVIAGIPRYTIDKGRIIFKEKDITHMSMDERARLGIGMAFQRPPAIRGLRLKDLITIINPQADTESILKKMDFEAFAERDVNRGFSGGEVKRSEMVQLLAQQPDLVMLDEPDSGVDLENIKLIGDAINQLTQKDQRPSYRTKSGIIITHFGHILDYMKADRAHVMLGGAIVCSGNPGEILEQIKKSGYEGCAGCACQA is encoded by the coding sequence CTGCTGGAGATTGAAGATCTGTCGGTCAGCATTGGCAGTAAGCAGGTTTTGAAGAACTTCAACCTTAGGATAAACAGTGGTGAGACCCATGCCCTCTTCGGCCCCAATGGGACGGGCAAGACCACTCTCTTGAATGTCATAGCCGGTATTCCCAGGTACACCATCGATAAAGGGCGCATTATATTTAAAGAAAAGGATATCACTCACATGTCCATGGACGAGCGGGCGCGCCTGGGAATAGGCATGGCCTTTCAGCGGCCGCCGGCCATTCGCGGCCTGAGGCTCAAAGACCTGATCACGATCATCAATCCCCAGGCAGACACCGAGTCCATTCTCAAAAAGATGGACTTTGAGGCCTTTGCGGAGAGGGATGTTAACCGCGGCTTTTCTGGCGGAGAGGTCAAGCGCTCGGAGATGGTTCAGCTTTTAGCCCAGCAGCCGGACCTGGTGATGCTGGATGAGCCCGATTCTGGGGTGGACCTGGAGAACATCAAGCTCATAGGAGATGCCATAAACCAGCTCACTCAGAAGGATCAGCGACCAAGCTACCGGACGAAATCGGGGATCATTATCACCCACTTCGGCCATATCCTGGATTATATGAAGGCAGACCGGGCCCATGTCATGCTGGGCGGTGCGATCGTCTGCAGCGGAAATCCGGGCGAGATCTTGGAGCAGATCAAGAAAAGCGGATACGAGGGTTGTGCGGGGTGCGCATGTCAAGCATAG
- the lysA gene encoding diaminopimelate decarboxylase: MFGSKDHLTTIDNHLYIEDVDCCRLAAEEGTPLYVTSERRLRENIRRYHRAFPDAEKYFAVKANGNLAILQVAAQEGMGADIFSAGELSLVRLAGIPRDMILFNGNSKSEKDHIAALQAGVRISVDSNEELEHLARTARNLDSEAEILFRVNPNVSPKTHPKIATGLRSSKFGIPAEQVAGTYKRAMELEGIKPVGLHCHIGSQILDTAPFAEAAGRMMDITRAVVAEGGNVERIDLGGGLGIQYQPDSTAPLPSDLAKAVLPVIQDSCRDMGIFPQLILEPGRSIVADSTIMLTGVNVVKRAHVNFVAVDAGFNVLARPMLYDSYHHVLAANRAEEQGEETYTIVGPICETGDVLARDRRLPRLVRGDTLAFLDAGAYGFSMASQYNGQPRPAEVLVSEDRWELIRHREDESALLAGQTIPSRLMW; this comes from the coding sequence ATGTTTGGATCCAAAGATCATCTCACCACTATAGACAACCACCTCTATATCGAGGACGTCGACTGCTGCCGTCTGGCCGCGGAGGAGGGCACTCCACTATATGTCACCTCCGAGAGAAGGTTGCGAGAGAACATCCGCCGCTATCATAGAGCATTTCCTGATGCAGAGAAATATTTCGCGGTGAAGGCCAATGGCAATCTGGCCATTCTGCAAGTCGCCGCTCAGGAGGGAATGGGGGCGGACATATTCTCTGCAGGGGAGCTTTCCCTGGTTCGCCTGGCTGGCATCCCCAGGGATATGATCCTCTTCAACGGCAACTCCAAGAGCGAGAAGGATCACATAGCTGCCCTCCAGGCAGGGGTTCGCATCTCCGTGGACTCCAATGAAGAGCTGGAGCACCTGGCCAGGACCGCCCGTAACCTGGATTCAGAGGCTGAGATCCTCTTTCGAGTCAACCCCAATGTATCGCCAAAAACCCATCCCAAGATCGCCACCGGCCTGAGATCCTCAAAGTTCGGCATCCCTGCGGAGCAGGTGGCCGGGACCTATAAGAGAGCGATGGAGCTCGAAGGGATAAAGCCAGTGGGACTGCACTGCCATATCGGCAGCCAGATTCTGGACACCGCCCCCTTCGCCGAGGCAGCGGGAAGGATGATGGACATCACCAGAGCAGTGGTGGCTGAGGGCGGGAATGTGGAAAGAATAGACCTGGGGGGAGGCCTTGGCATCCAATACCAACCAGACAGCACTGCCCCCCTGCCCTCGGATCTGGCAAAGGCCGTCTTGCCGGTAATCCAGGATAGCTGCCGGGATATGGGAATCTTCCCTCAGCTCATTTTGGAGCCGGGCAGGAGCATAGTGGCGGACAGCACTATCATGCTCACGGGAGTCAATGTGGTCAAGAGGGCGCATGTCAACTTCGTGGCAGTGGACGCCGGCTTCAACGTCCTCGCCCGGCCCATGCTCTATGACTCCTATCATCATGTGCTGGCGGCCAACCGTGCGGAAGAGCAGGGAGAGGAGACCTATACCATCGTCGGCCCGATCTGCGAGACCGGCGATGTGCTGGCCCGAGACCGCCGTCTCCCTCGCCTGGTGCGGGGCGATACCCTGGCCTTCCTGGATGCTGGTGCCTATGGCTTCTCCATGGCTTCCCAGTATAACGGCCAGCCGAGACCGGCAGAAGTTTTGGTCTCTGAGGACCGCTGGGAGCTCATCCGGCATAGAGAGGATGAGAGCGCTCTATTGGCCGGGCAGACCATCCCATCCCGGCTGATGTGGTAG
- a CDS encoding mechanosensitive ion channel has protein sequence MVLYIIVNSILLKQALKFASEMNGDLMRISDQVTQIFGPMSSNIFSALIILVVGWIVALIVSSLIGKALRRTAMDEKIARVAVGEERARSIDSNRWITRIIYYVLLFFVIVAFFETLGLTLVAQPLNEMLTVVFAYIPKLFAALLIAIVAIVLAMVLKRVVLTVLRSANIDEDIGSKAGLERKEMPLSQTISEIVFYLVLLLFLPMVLNALSLGGLLEPLQVMMAKMLGFLPNLLAAAAILLVGWFLARIVQKILTGLLLAVGSERLSEKVGLSRVLGERGLAGLIGLIVYALILIPVLMAALQALDLVSVTQPLSNMLNQILAALPSAFGAILILAIAYVLGKIVAELVTNLLAAAGFDSILVWLGLGKEPAEGERKPSQLAGYLVLVAIMLFALIEASRILNFALMADLIYEFIVFAGRVLVGLVILATGIYLANLAYDTVMASNTSQAKMLAQAARISVLIFSGAMALRHMGLANEIINLAFGLLLGAIAVAVALAFGLGGREIAAREIDKWLKSMK, from the coding sequence ATGGTATTGTACATTATTGTTAATAGCATTTTGCTCAAACAGGCTTTGAAATTTGCATCTGAAATGAATGGTGATCTTATGAGAATAAGCGATCAGGTAACTCAGATCTTTGGACCTATGAGTTCCAATATCTTTAGTGCTTTGATCATCCTTGTTGTGGGGTGGATCGTAGCTTTGATTGTCAGCTCTCTCATTGGCAAAGCGCTGCGTCGCACTGCAATGGATGAAAAAATAGCCCGGGTGGCAGTGGGCGAGGAAAGGGCCAGATCCATAGACTCGAATCGATGGATTACTCGGATAATTTATTATGTTCTACTATTTTTTGTTATAGTAGCATTTTTCGAGACTCTGGGCTTAACACTGGTTGCTCAGCCATTAAATGAGATGCTAACGGTGGTCTTCGCCTATATTCCCAAGCTCTTTGCCGCCCTATTGATAGCGATCGTCGCTATCGTCTTAGCGATGGTTCTCAAGAGGGTGGTATTGACAGTTCTTCGATCTGCAAACATCGATGAGGACATAGGCAGCAAGGCCGGTCTGGAGAGAAAGGAGATGCCATTGAGCCAGACTATTTCCGAGATCGTATTCTACCTTGTGCTCCTCCTCTTCCTGCCCATGGTCCTCAATGCACTCTCTTTGGGCGGGCTTCTCGAGCCCCTGCAGGTGATGATGGCCAAGATGCTTGGCTTCCTCCCCAATCTGCTGGCAGCAGCAGCTATCCTCCTCGTCGGCTGGTTTCTCGCCCGCATCGTGCAAAAGATCCTCACCGGCCTGCTGCTGGCAGTCGGCTCGGAGAGGCTGAGCGAGAAGGTGGGCCTTTCCCGGGTACTGGGAGAACGAGGGCTGGCCGGTTTGATCGGCCTGATCGTCTATGCCTTGATACTGATCCCCGTCCTCATGGCAGCCCTCCAGGCCCTGGACCTGGTATCTGTCACCCAACCGTTATCTAATATGCTCAACCAGATACTGGCTGCACTTCCCTCAGCCTTCGGGGCCATTCTGATCCTGGCCATCGCTTATGTGCTTGGAAAGATCGTGGCAGAGCTGGTCACAAACCTCCTGGCGGCAGCGGGATTCGACTCCATACTGGTCTGGCTGGGCCTGGGAAAGGAGCCGGCAGAAGGAGAGAGAAAGCCCTCCCAGTTGGCGGGCTACCTGGTGCTGGTGGCAATAATGCTCTTTGCCCTGATAGAGGCATCCAGAATCCTCAACTTCGCCCTGATGGCAGACCTGATCTATGAGTTCATAGTCTTCGCCGGCCGCGTTCTGGTGGGACTGGTGATACTGGCCACCGGCATTTACCTGGCCAATCTGGCTTATGACACAGTGATGGCCAGCAACACCAGCCAGGCGAAGATGCTCGCTCAGGCGGCCAGGATTTCCGTATTGATATTCTCCGGAGCCATGGCCCTGAGGCACATGGGACTGGCGAATGAGATCATCAACCTGGCATTCGGACTGCTGCTGGGCGCCATCGCTGTGGCCGTGGCCCTGGCGTTCGGACTGGGAGGAAGGGAGATCGCCGCCAGGGAGATTGATAAGTGGTTGAAGTCGATGAAATGA